From the Anguilla anguilla isolate fAngAng1 chromosome 8, fAngAng1.pri, whole genome shotgun sequence genome, one window contains:
- the LOC118232718 gene encoding zinc-alpha-2-glycoprotein-like yields MEVPKVFVLLTWILAVLEASDYTGNHSLVIFVTFAPGHRFLPEYTSYGMLDDLKVFHYQSNSMALSSPLKHHGSLSSVWKALEDCTIFKTGFFKRFVRDANTTLGVNVPILQLIYGCKLDEAGNQRGLYHFSVGGEHSLTLDQESVSWNTYHPQAMGYKDILDGFKIWNRNNLMYIKQDCVPRLKKFYEHSKAIINRKERPEVAIRSRSGSGLVLVCLVTGFYPREISVNWERDGETVSENMLSTDVLPNHDFTYQVQKSVDVPADDQRKYTCRVDHSSLLEPLRVQWDPSSAGLSSKHIGLIVLPCVFVVLLIISVLIWRRRRQA; encoded by the exons ATGGAGGTCCCGAAG GTTTTTGTCCTGTTGACTTGGATCCTGGCTGTATTGGAGGCCAGTGACTATACAG GCAACCACAGTTTGGTGATCTTTGTGACCTTCGCCCCTGGGCACAGATTCTTGCCAGAGTACACCTCTTATGGCATGCTTGATGACCTGAAGGTTTTCCACTACCAGAGCAACTCAATGGCATTATCTAGTCCACTGAAGCATCACggctccctctcctctgtctggaAGGCCCTTGAGGACTGCACCATTTTCAAAACTGGTTTCTTCAAACGTTTCGTGAGAGATGCGAACACAACGTTAGGAGTGAATG TTCCGATCCTGCAGTTGATCTACGGTTGCAAACTAGATGAAGCAGGAAACCAGCGGGGACTGTACCATTTCTCTGTCGGGGGGGAACACAGTCTCACGTTGGACCAGGAGAGTGTCAGCTGGAACACCTACCACCCACAAGCCATGGGGTACAAGGACATTCTGGATGGCTTCAAGATCTGGAACCGCAACAATCTGATGTATATAAAGCAAGACTGCGTCCCAAGATTGAAGAAATTTTACGAGCACAGCAAAGCCATTATCAACAGAAAAG AACGCCCTGAGGTTGCCATCAGGTCCAGAAGTGGATCGGGGCTGGTCCTCGTCTGCTTGGTGACTGGGTTCTACCCGAGGGAGATCTCGGTGAACTGGGAACGGGACGGGGAGACCGTCTCAGAAAACATGTTGTCCACTGACGTCCTGCCCAACCATGACTTCACCTACCAAGTGCAAAAGTCCGTGGACGTCCCCGCTGATGACCAACGCAAGTACACATGCCGCGTGGACCACAGCAGCCTCCTGGAGCCCCTGCGTGTCCAATGGG ACCCTTCTAGTGCTGGACTGTCTTCCAAGCATATTGGCTTAATTGTTTTACCCTGTGTGTTCGTGGTTCTGCTAATAATATCTGTGCTCATCTGGAGAAGACGAAGACAAG CGTAG